Genomic window (Devosia chinhatensis):
GCGGGAATGGCGGCGACGAATCGACCGAAAGCGTCCGGAGGCAGAGCCCAAACTTCGGCGGCAATGGCCTGCCCTTCGCCCGGAGCGACCCGCAAGAGGCCCGGCTTGGGCGGCACCGTCCCATTCAGGGCGAAAAAGCGGTAATCGGGCAGCGTCTGCACATTGCGCAGATAAACACCCCCTGCTGCCACAAGGTCACCATTGAGCGGCAAGCCGCTGAGATGAGCTCCGACCACGGCCAACTCGATATGCCCGGGGCACCCCCGCACCGGACCAGCGCTTCTCCCCTTTTCCAGCCCACTGGCCAGACCGGCAAGGTAACCGTCACTGCCTGCCGGCCCAATCAGCGTCAGGCTCGATGGCAATCCGTCCGATCTCTTGCCCACGGGCACGGAGATTGCTGCCATATCCAGCAGATTGACGAAGTTGGTATAGGCGCCAAGGTTTGAATTGTAACGCACAGGCTCATCCTCGAGCTCGGCGAGTGTATAGAAGCGCGTGACTGTAGGCACGGCCAGCACGTCCACCGCCGACAGGATAGGAGCCAGCGCGGCCCGATAGTCGGCCAGCTTGTAAAATGCCTCGAACGCAGAGACAGCATCATGGTGGCGCGCTCCCCCGATAATGGACCGCGTGACCGGATGGAGCGCGTCGGGGTCATTCTCGATCAATGGCTTGACCGTAGCATAGCGCTCCGCGACCCAGGGCCCGTCGTAAAGCAGGCGTGCCACGGCGTGAAAGGGCTCGAAATCGATCGGAACGAGCGTGGCGCCGCGATCCGCGAGTGTTTCGAGATCGCGGCTATAGGCAACCTCTGACAAGACGTCGCCAAAGAACTGCCTTTGTGCGTCCATCGGAACGCCGACCCGCAGTGTCGGAGGAAAGCCGCAAGGCATTGGCGCTGGTAGGTGACGCGAGAATCCATCCCTGGGGTCGAACCCGGCAAGGGTTTCAGTGACCTTTCTGGCTGTTTCCACATCGCGGGCGAACACCGAAATGGTGTCGAGCGTCCGACAGGCAGGAACCATGCCGATGGAGGAGATGAGGCCAAGGCTCGGCTTGAGACCGACAATCCCATTGAGCCCGGCCGGGACGCGGCCCGACCCGGCCGTATCGGTGCCCAACGCCGCATCCACGATACCGGCCGCCACGGCCACCGCCGACCCGGAACTGGACCCTCCGGGAATGAGATCGGCCCGCAAGGCATTGCGAGGCACCCCATAGGGAGAGCGCACACCCACGAGCCCGGTAGCGAACTGGTCCAGATTCGTCTTTCCCATCACAATGGCCCCGGCCGCTTCGAGCTTGCTCACCGCTTCCGCAGATCGATCCGGGATATGAGAAAAGGCAGGACAGGCCGCTGTCGTCGGCAACCCTGCCACGTCGATATTGTCCTTGACCGCCACCACCATGCCGAAGAGAGGCCGGCCCTGGCTACCCTGCGCCTCCAACGTTGCGGCCTCCTCGATGGCCTGAACTTCAGGCTTTAAGGCCAAGAAGAGAGCCGGGTCGTCATAACGGGCCAAGGCCGCATAGGCGGCACGGACCGCGTCGGTCGGAAGGAGCATGCTCACGACAAATATCTGCCCATAAATTGCACTTAGGAAACAGTACTGCGCATAATAAGTGCAGGTAAAGCCTTATTGTACACAATGTGGAGTATGTGGTGTGGATTGCAAAAGGCTTGTCGTTGCGTCAGGCTCCGGTAAGGAGAAAGCCATGACCACTAAGGGCGTGATCAGGACTGGCACAGCAGGATGGGTCTATGCCCCCTGGCGCGGTACCTTTTATCCGCAAGGTCTGGTTCAAAAGCACGAACTCGCCTACGCAAGCGCCCATCTCACCAGTATCGAGATCAACGCCACCTTCCGCGCCAATCAGAAACCGGAGAGCTTTGCGCGTTGGGCTGCGGCCAGCCCTGAGACTTTTCGCTTTTCGATCAAGGGTCCGCAATTGGTCACCCATATCCGGCGCCTTAAGAATTGTCGGACCGAGCTCGCCACATTCCTTGCGTCCGGCCCCTTGGCCTTGGGCAGCCGGCTTGGCCCCTTTGTCTGGCAATTGCCACCCAACCTGCCCTTCGACCCAGAGACCTTCGCAGACTTTCTTGCCCTTCTTCCCAAATCGGTGAAGGACTACCAGGCGCTCGCCGCCGAGGCGGACACGTCGCGCGGCCCGACGCACCTCGATGCAACCGGCGTCGAGGCCATCCGCCATGCCATAGAGCCCCGCCACGAAAGTTTCGACAGCGCTGAGGCCGAGGCACTTTTGCAGAAGCATAATGTGGCTCGCGTCATTGTCGACACGATCGAGCATCCTTCCCGAACGCTCACCGCAGACTTTGCCTATTGCCGGCTGCAGGGCCCGGCACGGCCTGACGCGCAAGGTTATGGCGCCAAAGACCTCGCTGACTGGGCTAGCACTATGGCAGGCTGGCGCGACGAGGGGCATGACGTCTTTGCCTATTTCGTCCACGAGGACAAATTGCACGCCCCTGCCAATGCCATCGCTTTGCGCAAGGCCCTAGGCATCGCCTTGCCGAATGACTGATCACGAGGCCGTTCCCGTCTGGCTTTTGGCCCGATCGGGGTCTATTGGCCTCCTGCACTATTCAGCGTCACCCGAGACTGCGTCATGACCAAAGCCCGCCCCCTGGACAAACTGGCCACCTTCCTTGCTCTTCTTCTGGGCCTTGCCACCATTCTGGGGGCGCTGGGAAGCCAATATATCGGCGGATTGCAACCTTGCGAATTGTGCCTCGAACAGCGCCTGCCCTATTATTGGGCGCTGCCGGTCCTGGCGCTTGTGCTGATCCTCTGGAACCGGCTGCCCCTGCCGGTCTGGTATCTCGGCATGGCCATTGCCACTGCGCTCTTTGCCTGGGGCGCCTACCTCGGCATCTTCCATTCGGGTGTCGAATGGGGCTTCTGGCCAGGCCCGACCGCCTGTTCGGGCGTCGGCGCCCCAGGCGGCCTCACGCTCGATTCCCTGGACAACCTGCAGCCCGTCATCGGCTGCGATGTCGTTCAGTTCAGGTTCCTGGGCCTGTCACTGGCTGGATATAATGCGCTGGCCTGCCTTGCCATTGTCGGCCTGCTGGCCAGCGCCATGCTGTTCCAGTTCCGTAGCCGTCGCTAGAACTCGCTCCAGTCCGCAGATATTGCCGCATTACCTTGCTGGCCATAGGTGCGCGCTGGCCGTGCTTTGCCTTTGCTGCCGCTTACGACCTTGAGGCTGACCTCGTCGGCTTCCGATCCTGTCTTGAACACCGCCACGATGCGGTCGAGCTCGCTGGCCTGCGTTTCGGTCTGCTCGATGGCGGCGTTGGTTTCCTCGACCAGCGCTGCGTTGTGCTGGGTCATCTCATCCATCTGCCGAACGGCGACGGTGACTTCGGACAGGGCGCGAGACTGTTCCTGATTGGCGCGGGCGATGGCGTCGATCAGCCCTGCGCTCTCTTCCGCCCCCAAAAGGATGTCGGCCAGTCGCGCTGCGGCCTTCGCTACCAGATGAGCCCCAGTGCGCACTTCCCCCGCGCTGGCCTCGATCAGCGATTTCACATCCGAAGAGGCTTCCGCTGCGCTCTGCGCCAGCCGGCGCACTTCCACGGCCACTACGGCAAAGCCCTTGCCGGCCTCGCCCGCGCGCGCCGCCTCCACCGAGGCGTTGAGAGCCAGGAGGTTGGTCTGGAATGCTATATCGTCGATGAGGCCGATAATGTTGGAGATCTTGCTCGAGGAGGCCTCGATGGCCGCCATGGCCCGGGTTGCATCGTCCATCACCCCGCCTCCCTCGGCCGCGCTTTGCGCCAGCGCTCGAGCCTTGTCGCTTGCACTGGCAGCCCGGCCGGCATTCTCGCTGACCGTCCCGGACAATTGCTCGACGGCCGCCGATGTTTCTTCGATCGTCGCTGCTTGCTTGGTAGTGCGGCTGGAAAGATCGTTTGCCCCGGCCAGGATTTCGGCGGTTGCGGTCCGGACCCCGCGCGATGCGCGACGCAGCCCCGACACGATATCCTGCAACTGGCCGAGCGAATCGTTGAACGCCGTCCGCAAATTCTCGTATTGCCCGGTGAAGACGGCATCGATCCGTCCGCCCAGATCGCCCCCGGCCATGCGTGCCAGCGAGGTGGTCAATTCCTGGATGATCCCCTCCGCCCGCTTCCGGTCGGTAATATCGGTCGCAAACTTGATGACTTTCACCACCTGTCCGGACGCATCGAAGATCGGATTGTAGCTGGCCTGGATCCAGACTTCCCGGCCACCCTTGCCGAAACGCTCGAACTCGGCAGCCACATATTCCCCCGAGCGCAGCGTTTCCCAGAAGCGGCGATAATCGGAAGAGCTCGCATAATCGGCCGCGCAGAACATGGAATGATGCTTGCCGGCGATTTCATCGAGCCGATAGCCCAGCGTGCTGAGAAAATTGTCGTTGGCGGTCAGGATGATTCCATCCACGCTAAAGGCAATGACGGCCTGGGCGCGCGAGATCGCTGCGATCTGGGCGTCGTTATCGGCGGCTTGCTGCTTTTGCGCGGTGATGTCGGTCGCCAACTTGACGACACTGACCGGTCGGCCGGCACGATCCAGCACCGGATTATAGCTTGCCTGGATCCACACTTCGCGCCCGCCTTTGGCGAGCCTTCGGTACACAGCGGACTGGAATTCCCCTCGCCCAAGGCGACCCCAGAACTGCTTGTAATCCTCGCTGGCCGCATAGGAAGCCTCGCAGAACATCGAGTGGTGACGGCCCAGCACCTCTTCGAGCTGATAACCCATCGTCTTGAGAAAATTCTCGTTCGCAGTGATTATCGTGCCATCGAGCTTGAACTCGATGACGGCCTGACTGCGTAAAATTGCGTCGAGCTTGGCGCGTTCGCTGCCGCCACCTGCCTTCCGCCTGAAGGGAAAGTCCACCATTGTACACCCCCGGAAATTTCCGGATACTGTAATTGACGGACCAAATACTGCACCCGATCGGTTAATCCGAAGTTTAGCCGGATTTAGTAATTTATACTATGAAGCATCACGTGGTCGAACCCTAATTTCTTTAGGTATCAACGAGTGCGAGAGGTGTATTTAACACAAGCTTTCTTGGATAAAGGTCACGACGCGCGATCAAGTTGACAACGAAAAAGGGGGCATCGCTGCCCCCTCAAACATTCCCTTGCGGCGTCCTCGCTCTAGAATTCAGACCAATCCGAGGCGATCGCGGCATTGCCCTGGCTGAGATAGGAGCGCGCGGCATGGCGCATCTTCTCGGTCCTGGCGCGCTGTGCCGGTTGCGCCTGAGGCGCCTCCGCCTGCTGAGCCTCGCCGTCGATGGTGAACACGTCCACCACCTTGTCCAGCGCGCTGGCCTGGCCTTCAGTCTGCTCGATGGCCGCGTTCGTTTCCTCCACCAGAGCCGCATTGTGCTGGGTCATCTCGTCCAGCGTGCGAACGGCTACGCTCACTTCCTCGATCGCAGTCGCTTGCGCCTTGGATGCGCGTGCGATCGCCTGCATGAGACCCGCATTCTGGGTAACGGCGCCGAGCATGTCGCGCAATTGCCCCGAAGCACTGGACACAAGATCGGAGCCGGTCTTGACCTCGCGCGCACTGGTTTCAATCAGCGCCTTGACGTCCGAGGACGCTTCTGCGGCGCTCTGCGCCAATCGGCGAACCTCCACGGCGACCACAGCAAAGCCCTTGCCGGCCTCGCCGGCCCGGGCAGCCTCGACAGAGGCGTTAAGCGCCAGCAGATTGGTCTGGAAGGCGATGTCGTCGATCATGCCGATAATATTGGAAATCTTGGACGACGATTGCGTGATTCGCTCCATGGCCGCATTGGCCTGGTTCATCACTTCCCCATTGCGGGCGGCATCGGTGGATACGGCATTGGCGCTGGCATTGGCGTCATCGGCCATGCGGGCATTTTCCGCGACAGTATTGGCCAATTGCTCCATGGCAGCGGAAGTTTGTTCGATGGTCGCAGCCTGCTTCGTGGTGCGTTCGGACAGATCGTTGGCACCCGACAGGATTTCCCGCGTGGCGGTCTTGAGCGCTCGGGACGTCACGCGCAACCCGCCGATCAGTTCGCTCAATTTCTCGGCCACGGCATTGGTGTCCTGCTTGAGTTTGGCAAACGAGCCCTTGTAGTCCCCCTCCATGCGCCGCGTCATGTCGGCACGAGCCATGGCCGAGAGCACCTCGCCTGTTTCGCCAAGCCCGCGATCGACCGTCTCGACCAGGGCATTGACGCTATCGGCCAGGCTGTTGAGTTCCCTGTCCGGAAATTGGGCATGCACCCGCTTGGTGAAATCACCCGCGATGGCGGCGTCCACCACTTCGCCGAAGGCGGCTTGCAGAGCCACCATCATGTCGGTGCGCTCGATGCGCCGACGTTCGGACGCGGCCCGTTCCTCCTCTGTCATGGCACTGACTTTGAGGCCATTTTCGCGGAACACTTCGACCGCGCGGGCCATCTCGCCCATTTCATTGCGCCGATCCAGATACGGCACGGCAGTATCGTAATCACCTTCTGCAATGGTCTTCATGGTGCGGGCCAGGCGCGGCACCGGCGCCATCAGCGCTCGCGATACGAGAAAGCCGATGCCGCCCAGAACCACGAGAGCCGCACCGCCCACCAGGGCGAGCAACGTCAGCATGCCGCTGACCACGCCCTCGACGCGAGCCTTGTCCACCCCGACATAGAGAATGCCCATCGCCTTCCCACTCTGGTCGACGATCGGCTGGTAGGCTGTGTAATAGGGCCGCCCGACAATTGTCGCCTCGCCGAAATAGGGCTGGGCCGCCATCATGGACGCATAGGCGGCGCTCGATTGTCCGAGCGTCGTGCCCAGGATGCGTTCGCCTTCCTCGTTGAGGATGGTCGTGGTCATCCGAACAAAATCCTGCTGCTCGGGATCCCAGCCAAAGATCGTCGCTGTTTCCCCCGTAAGCCGGACGATGGAATCCACCAGTTCGTGATTGAGGAATTGCCGCGGCATGGCCCAGGTGCGCAGCGTCTCGATCTCGCCATCCTCGGCCCAGATCACCTCGGCGCCCGGAAGATTATTGGCCATAATCGTCGCGGCCGTCTTGAGATTGGAATGCTGCTGCGTTTCCGCCTGTGCGCGCAACGTGGTGTTGAGATTGACATAGATTGCCGCAGATACCACGGCAATCGCGAGCACGATTGCTGAAATGACGAGAACGGCGATCGCCGTGGTCATCCTGATATTGCCCAGGATGTTGAGTTTTCTGACCATCGGCCGACCCCTTATACGGCGCCGAAATCAGCAGAAATCGGCGCATAACTGAGGGTAAACCTAGCCCAATGGACTTAACCGAGTATTAGCCTTGACATAAGAAACGGCCCGCCCGGGAGCGGACCGTCTGGACTTGGGGGTCAAGGACCTGCCAGCCCTCAGAATTCGTCCCAGTCCTGAGCCAGCGCAGCATTTCCCTGGCTCCGCAGCCGAGGCGCCGCGGCCCGCAATGCCTGCTGCTGGGCATGCACGGTCTCGGCATGGCCATAGGTGTCGTCGTCCACCGCAAAAATGTCGACGATCCGATCGAGCTGGGTGGCCTGAGCCTCGGTCTGCTCGATAGCGGCATTGGTTTCCTCGACCAGCGCTGCATTGTGCTGGGTCATCTCGTCCATGGTACGTACGGCGGCAGTCACCTCCTCGATCGAGGTGGCTTGTTCGCCGCTGTCGCGCGCGATGGCCTCGAGCGACTGGGTATTGTCACGGATGGCCTCGAGCATGCTCGCCAGCTTGCTGGCCGCATCACCGACGAGCTTGGTACCCGAAGTCACCTCGCCTGCCGATTGCTCGATCAGCACCTTGACCTCCGAGGAGGCCTGAGCGGCACTTTGAGCCAGGCGGCGCACTTCGACGGCGACCACCGCAAAGCCCTTGCCTGCCTCGCCGGCCCGCGCCGCCTCGACCGAGGCATTAAGAGCCAGAAGGTTGGTCTGGAAGGCGATGTCGTCGATAAGCCCGATGATATTGGAAATCTTGGACGACGATGCCGTGATCCGGTCCATGGCGTCATTGGCCGCATCCATGACCCTGCCGCTTTCCTCGGCGGTCTGGGTGACCCGCGCCGCGTTGGCGCTGGCATTACGGGCGCGTTCCGCATTCTTGAGCACGGTGGCCGCCAACTGTTCCATGGCCGCCGAGGTTTCCTCGATCGTCGCCGCCTGGCGTGTCGTGCGCTCTGAAAGATCGTTCGCCCCCGAAAGGATTTCGCCGGTCGCCGTCTTGAGCGAGCCCGAGGTATGCCGCAATTGCCGTACCACCTCGCTGAGCTTGTCCGCCACGGCATTGGTGTCCGCCTTGAGGCGGGCGAAGGCACCTTCATAGTCGCCTTCCATACGGCGCGTGAAGTCGGTGTCGGCCATGGCGCCCAGAACCGAGCCGATCTCTGTCACACCGCGATTGAACGTGGCGACGAGATTGTTGATGCTGCCGGCCAGCGCATTGAGTTCGGGATCGGGGAAGCTGGCCTGGACCTGGCGGCTGAAGTCGCCCGCCAGCGCCGCATCGACGACGTCGCCAAAGGCGCTTTGCAGCTCGCTCATCATCTGGCGGCGTTTTTCCTCGTCGACGACGATACGCGCGGCTTCCGCCTCGGTCATCTGGCTGACGCGCAGGCCATTCTGTCGGAATACTTCCACGGCGCGGGCCATGGCGCCCACCTCGTTGCCCATGCCGGTATAGGGCACTTCAGTCTCGTAATTGCCTTCCGCAATGTGGTCCATGGCATTGGCAAGACGCGGAATGGGGCGGGTGATGAAGCGCGAGGCGATGAAGCCGACAAGGCCCAGCGCCAGCGTGACGATGCCGCCCACCATCAGAATGAGGCCGATGACGCTGGTCGCCGCCGCGTTCACATTGGCCATTGGCGTACCGACGAAAATGGCGCCCAGGGCATCGCCATTGGTCTTCTTGATAGGCTGCAGCGCCGCGAGATAGACCGTGCCATCAACGTCCAGCGGGCCGAGATAGCTTTCGCCGGCAACAATCTGCGCGACCACGGCACTATCGGCGGGCAATGAATTGTTCACGGCGCGGTTGCCGTCCTCGAGCGTCAGGCTCGTGGTCTTGGCAACGAGGTCCCCCGTCTCGGGGGCAAGCACGTAGATCGCTGCATCCTGCTTGGTCACGCGCGTCACCGAGTCGATGACTTCGCTGTCATAGAAGGGCGGAATGGCCCAGCTCTGGAACGAGCCGATCGTGCCGTCCTCGGCCCAGGTCAGCACCGAACCCGATATGCGCCGCTCGAGCACCGTGGCCGCGACACCCAGATTGGTCTGTTGCTGCAGGCTGCTCTCCTCGAGTGCCCGCGCATGAAGGTTGAGATAGATCGACATCGAGACGGCGGCGATGGAGCCGATTATCGACGCAAGCACCAGAACCAGGATGGTCGTGGTCATGCGCACATTGCCCAAAAGGCGTGCGATGGACTTCATATCTGTTTTCCCCCAAGGCGGACACGCGTGATTGCCGGATGGGCTCCGCGTCGACCTGCCAAAAACGTTAAAAGAAGGGAGTTACTGAAAGTTATACGGACAGGTCCCGCAATCGTTTTCACCCCGTTTTTTGATCACGCCGACCGATGATTTGGACTCTTCCCTCCGCCATGCGGTCACAATTGCCGACCACGCCTGCGTTTCTTGTCTGCAACAGAAAGGGCGCTCGACCGCGCCCTCGTTCCACAAGCTGACTCGGCAAGCCTAGAACTCGCTCCAGTCGGCATCGACAGCCGTATTTCCCTTGCTGAGATAGGACTTGGCCACTCTGCTGAGCTTGGCCTGCAACCCGCGCGCGCCCTCGCCAATGCTCTTCGCCGGCTTGGGTTGCGCACTCGGCGAAATGCGGCTGGCCGTCTGGCGCTGCTCGAGAGCGAAGATGTCCACGATGCGATCGAGTTGGGTGGCCTGGGATTCTGTCTGTTCGATGGAGGCATTCATTTCCTCCACGAGGGCCGCATTGTGCTGGGTCATCTCGTCCATGGTGCGCACGGCCGTGTTCACTTCCTCGATGGAAGCCGCCTGCTCCCGGCTTTCGTGGGCAATGCCATTCATCAATTCGCTCGAGGCCCGCGCGGAATCGAGAATTTGCTCCAGCCGCGCTGCCGCGTCGGCCACCAGCCGCGAACCGCCCTTGACCTCGGTCGCGCTCTGCTCGATCAGCGCCTTTACGTCGCTGGAAGCCTGCGCCGCAGACTGCGCCAGTCGCCGCACTTCCACTGCCACCACGGCGAAGCCCTTGCCGGCCTCTCCCGCCCGTGCTGCCTCCACCGAAGCGTTGAGCGCCAGAAGATTGGTCTGGAAGGCAATATCGTCGATCAGACCGATTATATTGGAAATCTTGGCCGAGGATGCGGTGATCCGTTCCATGGCCTGGTTGGCATTGGACATGACCTGCCCACCCTGCTCGGCCGTGGCGGTCACCCCGCTCGCCACCGTGCTGGCTTCACGCGCCCGCTCGGCATTGGCCAGCACGGTTGCCGCCAATTGCTCCATGGCAGCCGAGGTTTCCTCGATTGTCGCGGCCTGCTTGGTGGTGCGTTCCGAAAGATCGTTGGCGCCGGAGAGGATTTCGCCGGTCGCCGTCTTCAGCGTGCGCGAGGTCTCACGCAATTGGCCAACGATGTCGGTGAGCTTCTCGGCCACGGCATTGGTGTCGTTCTTGAGCCGCGCAAAGGCTCCGCTATAATCGCCCTGCATGCGTCTCGTGAGATCGGTCTGCGCCAGCGCCGACAGTACCGAACCGGTCTCCCCCAGGCCCCGATCAACCGTTTCCACCAATTCGTTGACCGAGCTCGCAAGAGCATTGAGTTCGTCATCGGGGAATTCGGCATCGACCCGGCGCGAGAAGTCCCCGGCAATGGCGGCATCGACGACTTGGCCGAAGGCGCGCTGCAATTCCTGCATCATCGCCGCGCGCTCTGCCTGATTGGCGATGATCCGGGCCGCCTCGGCCTCGGTCATCTCGTTGACCTTGAGCGCGTTCTCGCGGAACACGTCCACCGTGCGCGCCATGGCGCCGATCTCGTCGTGCCGGCGTCCACCCTGCACCGAAACCGATAGATCGCCATTGGCGAGCGCTTCCATGCTGTGCGTCAGGCGGGTAATCGGTCGGCTGATCGAGCGGGCGAACAGCATGCTGGCAATCGCGGCGAGCAGCAGCAGCCCGCCGCCCACAGCCAGGGTCATGTTGCGCATCTGCGCCACCGCGGCATAGGCCTCGGCCTCGGGCTGCACGGCAACCACCGCCCAGTCGACGGTCCCGACCTGGACGCCCTGCGCCCGGACCACCATGGGTGCGCCGCGATAATCCTGACTGATCCCTTCCCCACCGAGACCGGCAAAGGCATCGGCAATCACCGGGCTCGTCAGCGTCGTGGCGAGTACGTCGGCGGTCTCGGTGCGGGGTGACTCCGTGCGCAACAGGCCATCTTCGCCCACCACCACAACTTCCCCGCTGGCGCCCAGGCCCGACAGGCCGGCAATCAGGGTGCTCACCGCCTCGGGCGAGATCGAGAGCACCATGACGCCGATATTCTCGTCCTTGTCATAGACCGGCATAGCCATGAAGCTGTGCGCGCCACCGGCCGGTTCATAGACGGAAAAGTCCACGAAAGCCGCCTCGCCATCGGCCAGATCCTTG
Coding sequences:
- the atzF gene encoding allophanate hydrolase, whose product is MLLPTDAVRAAYAALARYDDPALFLALKPEVQAIEEAATLEAQGSQGRPLFGMVVAVKDNIDVAGLPTTAACPAFSHIPDRSAEAVSKLEAAGAIVMGKTNLDQFATGLVGVRSPYGVPRNALRADLIPGGSSSGSAVAVAAGIVDAALGTDTAGSGRVPAGLNGIVGLKPSLGLISSIGMVPACRTLDTISVFARDVETARKVTETLAGFDPRDGFSRHLPAPMPCGFPPTLRVGVPMDAQRQFFGDVLSEVAYSRDLETLADRGATLVPIDFEPFHAVARLLYDGPWVAERYATVKPLIENDPDALHPVTRSIIGGARHHDAVSAFEAFYKLADYRAALAPILSAVDVLAVPTVTRFYTLAELEDEPVRYNSNLGAYTNFVNLLDMAAISVPVGKRSDGLPSSLTLIGPAGSDGYLAGLASGLEKGRSAGPVRGCPGHIELAVVGAHLSGLPLNGDLVAAGGVYLRNVQTLPDYRFFALNGTVPPKPGLLRVAPGEGQAIAAEVWALPPDAFGRFVAAIPAPLGIGTLNLDDGTATKGFLVEAEAVKNAEDISHFGGWRAYLGTARTI
- a CDS encoding DUF72 domain-containing protein, whose translation is MTTKGVIRTGTAGWVYAPWRGTFYPQGLVQKHELAYASAHLTSIEINATFRANQKPESFARWAAASPETFRFSIKGPQLVTHIRRLKNCRTELATFLASGPLALGSRLGPFVWQLPPNLPFDPETFADFLALLPKSVKDYQALAAEADTSRGPTHLDATGVEAIRHAIEPRHESFDSAEAEALLQKHNVARVIVDTIEHPSRTLTADFAYCRLQGPARPDAQGYGAKDLADWASTMAGWRDEGHDVFAYFVHEDKLHAPANAIALRKALGIALPND
- a CDS encoding disulfide bond formation protein B is translated as MTKARPLDKLATFLALLLGLATILGALGSQYIGGLQPCELCLEQRLPYYWALPVLALVLILWNRLPLPVWYLGMAIATALFAWGAYLGIFHSGVEWGFWPGPTACSGVGAPGGLTLDSLDNLQPVIGCDVVQFRFLGLSLAGYNALACLAIVGLLASAMLFQFRSRR
- a CDS encoding methyl-accepting chemotaxis protein gives rise to the protein MVDFPFRRKAGGGSERAKLDAILRSQAVIEFKLDGTIITANENFLKTMGYQLEEVLGRHHSMFCEASYAASEDYKQFWGRLGRGEFQSAVYRRLAKGGREVWIQASYNPVLDRAGRPVSVVKLATDITAQKQQAADNDAQIAAISRAQAVIAFSVDGIILTANDNFLSTLGYRLDEIAGKHHSMFCAADYASSSDYRRFWETLRSGEYVAAEFERFGKGGREVWIQASYNPIFDASGQVVKVIKFATDITDRKRAEGIIQELTTSLARMAGGDLGGRIDAVFTGQYENLRTAFNDSLGQLQDIVSGLRRASRGVRTATAEILAGANDLSSRTTKQAATIEETSAAVEQLSGTVSENAGRAASASDKARALAQSAAEGGGVMDDATRAMAAIEASSSKISNIIGLIDDIAFQTNLLALNASVEAARAGEAGKGFAVVAVEVRRLAQSAAEASSDVKSLIEASAGEVRTGAHLVAKAAARLADILLGAEESAGLIDAIARANQEQSRALSEVTVAVRQMDEMTQHNAALVEETNAAIEQTETQASELDRIVAVFKTGSEADEVSLKVVSGSKGKARPARTYGQQGNAAISADWSEF
- a CDS encoding methyl-accepting chemotaxis protein, encoding MVRKLNILGNIRMTTAIAVLVISAIVLAIAVVSAAIYVNLNTTLRAQAETQQHSNLKTAATIMANNLPGAEVIWAEDGEIETLRTWAMPRQFLNHELVDSIVRLTGETATIFGWDPEQQDFVRMTTTILNEEGERILGTTLGQSSAAYASMMAAQPYFGEATIVGRPYYTAYQPIVDQSGKAMGILYVGVDKARVEGVVSGMLTLLALVGGAALVVLGGIGFLVSRALMAPVPRLARTMKTIAEGDYDTAVPYLDRRNEMGEMARAVEVFRENGLKVSAMTEEERAASERRRIERTDMMVALQAAFGEVVDAAIAGDFTKRVHAQFPDRELNSLADSVNALVETVDRGLGETGEVLSAMARADMTRRMEGDYKGSFAKLKQDTNAVAEKLSELIGGLRVTSRALKTATREILSGANDLSERTTKQAATIEQTSAAMEQLANTVAENARMADDANASANAVSTDAARNGEVMNQANAAMERITQSSSKISNIIGMIDDIAFQTNLLALNASVEAARAGEAGKGFAVVAVEVRRLAQSAAEASSDVKALIETSAREVKTGSDLVSSASGQLRDMLGAVTQNAGLMQAIARASKAQATAIEEVSVAVRTLDEMTQHNAALVEETNAAIEQTEGQASALDKVVDVFTIDGEAQQAEAPQAQPAQRARTEKMRHAARSYLSQGNAAIASDWSEF
- a CDS encoding methyl-accepting chemotaxis protein, with amino-acid sequence MKSIARLLGNVRMTTTILVLVLASIIGSIAAVSMSIYLNLHARALEESSLQQQTNLGVAATVLERRISGSVLTWAEDGTIGSFQSWAIPPFYDSEVIDSVTRVTKQDAAIYVLAPETGDLVAKTTSLTLEDGNRAVNNSLPADSAVVAQIVAGESYLGPLDVDGTVYLAALQPIKKTNGDALGAIFVGTPMANVNAAATSVIGLILMVGGIVTLALGLVGFIASRFITRPIPRLANAMDHIAEGNYETEVPYTGMGNEVGAMARAVEVFRQNGLRVSQMTEAEAARIVVDEEKRRQMMSELQSAFGDVVDAALAGDFSRQVQASFPDPELNALAGSINNLVATFNRGVTEIGSVLGAMADTDFTRRMEGDYEGAFARLKADTNAVADKLSEVVRQLRHTSGSLKTATGEILSGANDLSERTTRQAATIEETSAAMEQLAATVLKNAERARNASANAARVTQTAEESGRVMDAANDAMDRITASSSKISNIIGLIDDIAFQTNLLALNASVEAARAGEAGKGFAVVAVEVRRLAQSAAQASSEVKVLIEQSAGEVTSGTKLVGDAASKLASMLEAIRDNTQSLEAIARDSGEQATSIEEVTAAVRTMDEMTQHNAALVEETNAAIEQTEAQATQLDRIVDIFAVDDDTYGHAETVHAQQQALRAAAPRLRSQGNAALAQDWDEF
- a CDS encoding methyl-accepting chemotaxis protein, producing MTIVPRLKLAQKLPLALVGCALLVSAGVGISSYMIGLGTVQEQREQSMQASLNTAAAMVGDYYKSAEVDLRLFVQRSDTVSAMRNLTRALDELRMGLAERAAPLLQSAYVTESPNPQDRAAVDSNIKGAMYDAPHKRFHPGFRTLMQERNYADVLMISAAGDVIYSVAKNADFASSVANDASGLGQAFAAAKDLADGEAAFVDFSVYEPAGGAHSFMAMPVYDKDENIGVMVLSISPEAVSTLIAGLSGLGASGEVVVVGEDGLLRTESPRTETADVLATTLTSPVIADAFAGLGGEGISQDYRGAPMVVRAQGVQVGTVDWAVVAVQPEAEAYAAVAQMRNMTLAVGGGLLLLAAIASMLFARSISRPITRLTHSMEALANGDLSVSVQGGRRHDEIGAMARTVDVFRENALKVNEMTEAEAARIIANQAERAAMMQELQRAFGQVVDAAIAGDFSRRVDAEFPDDELNALASSVNELVETVDRGLGETGSVLSALAQTDLTRRMQGDYSGAFARLKNDTNAVAEKLTDIVGQLRETSRTLKTATGEILSGANDLSERTTKQAATIEETSAAMEQLAATVLANAERAREASTVASGVTATAEQGGQVMSNANQAMERITASSAKISNIIGLIDDIAFQTNLLALNASVEAARAGEAGKGFAVVAVEVRRLAQSAAQASSDVKALIEQSATEVKGGSRLVADAAARLEQILDSARASSELMNGIAHESREQAASIEEVNTAVRTMDEMTQHNAALVEEMNASIEQTESQATQLDRIVDIFALEQRQTASRISPSAQPKPAKSIGEGARGLQAKLSRVAKSYLSKGNTAVDADWSEF